CTGGGCCCAGATGTCGTAGACCAGATGCACGCCGCCGCCGGCGGCGCCCTTGCCCTTGCCCTCATAGCCGGCGGCCATCTGGATGGAGCTGCCCTGGGTGATCACCGTCCGGCCGCTCACGGTGAGGTTGGTGTGGGGCTGCTCCGGCCCGTAGTCGGCCGGGAAATACAGATGGCGGTTGCCGACAAAGGTGCCGTCCCCCCGCACCGAATCGGCCGGAGGATCGCCGGGGGCAAAATCAACCTCGTTAGCCCAGAAATCGAGATCGGTGATCCGGATGTTGTTGATGGTCGCCACCAGGCCCTCGTCGGCATCATCCAGGGTGGCAGTGAAGCCGGACGGGCAGGCGATGTTCTGCTCCAAGATCTCGCCGCCCACCGCGGTGCCGCCGTCGGCGGCGTAGAACGCCGAGCGCGCCTGCCGCTCGTTGCCAGCAATCTTGATGTCGGTGGTGCTGGTGCGGCTAAGCGAGAAGACAACCACGGTGATCAGGATGAGGATGAGGAGGGCAACGTTGATCACCGATCCCCGCTGGCTGCGGAACAACCCTTGCCAGGACGACATCACATCACCTCAGCCCGATAGGTGGTGAAGCTGATCCGGCGGGCCTCGCCCTTCACCGACCAGGTGACGAAGACCCGGATCGTCTTCATGTTGGGCACCGGCGCGCTGTCCGCCACGTTCCAAAGCACGGTGTAGGTGCCATTACGGCCCACCCCGGGCTCGACGCCATCGGCCGTCACGCCGGTGTCGTCGGCGAGACCAGCAGTGCCGTCCGCGTCGTCATCGTCCAGGCGGGCGGCCGGGTCGTCCAGCGGGTCGTACGGCGCCATCAACAGCTCCTCCAGCTTGCCGGCCGCCAGCTCGTTGGCCTCGGACAGGTCGGCGGAGAAGGCCGCCCCCCGGATGGCGGAGGTGAGAAGGCCCGCCACCCCCAGCATGCCCAGGGTGAAGACGGCAGCGCCGAACATCACCTCCAGGATGGAAAAGCCGTGCTCGCTGGCCAGCCTCTTCACGACGGAAAGCCTCTAGGAGCCTGTCGGACTTGAAGGATTCAAAAATGATTGCGAATGAGAAGTGTTATTATGCATCACAGCCATCTGCCGGCCTTTTTGCCTCACCCTCGGAAAGTGCACTTGCGTGGCTGCGTTAGCC
This is a stretch of genomic DNA from Thermodesulfobacteriota bacterium. It encodes these proteins:
- a CDS encoding pilus assembly PilX N-terminal domain-containing protein, yielding MSSWQGLFRSQRGSVINVALLILILITVVVFSLSRTSTTDIKIAGNERQARSAFYAADGGTAVGGEILEQNIACPSGFTATLDDADEGLVATINNIRITDLDFWANEVDFAPGDPPADSVRGDGTFVGNRHLYFPADYGPEQPHTNLTVSGRTVITQGSSIQMAAGYEGKGKGAAGGGVHLVYDIWAQYVGVGSSEAEIVIGWRHVVGMEGECNY